From the genome of Diabrotica virgifera virgifera chromosome 8, PGI_DIABVI_V3a:
CCGGTTGAGGTGAAGAGCCTGTACCATCAAAAACAGTCAAATCAGTCGTGTCCAGTAAAACTTGTTCATCCTCCTGATTCTGACACCGAAATACCTTCAACAAGTAAGTGTTATTCAAAGTCAGATAACGAAGAAGTGGCTATAGTTACGACATCAACTGAAATTCATTCAATAACAAAACTAAACACAGATCCAGCCTTATGGGAAATAAACGATTTAACGAGAGATATTATTGCCAGAAATGGTTTTGAACAAAACAAGTCCTGTGATTTCACAAAAAGTGGAAGAATGTATTCCGATCATCGCCGTTAtttaccaaaaaatatattttacagaaaaatgaaGAATAATGAAGTTAAAGAAAGGAATTGGCTCGTCTATTCGGAAAGCAAAAGCTCGGTATTTTGTGGACCCTGTATGGCCTTTGGATCTTTTGAGAACAAGACACAGTTTGACGAGCAAGGCTTCAATGATTGGAAGAATGCAGAAGTTCGAGTAGCTCAACACGAAAACTCTCCAAGTCATAAATCATGCATTCTCGCTTTAAGAGCTAGAAGTGTGATTCACGGCAATATCCAATCTTCCTTAACTATCCAACTTAACGAAGAAATTTCTTACTGGAAGAACATTTTAAAGAGGGTTGTTGCTGTTATAAAAGGATTAGCTTCTAGAGGTCTCGCTTTTAGAGGAAGTAATGAAAAGTATGGTGACCAGCATAGTGGAAATTACATTATGCTTCTGGAATTAATAGCAGAATTTGACCCATTACTAGCTAAACACATTGAAAGATATGCAAACCAAGGATCAGGAACAACTAGTTACCTATCGAAAACTGTTTGTgacgaatttatttctttaatgGCTGAAAAAGTATTAATATACATTAGTAATGAGATAAAAAAAGCAAAGTACTTTTCTTTGATTGTGGACTCAACACCGGATGCAGCACATATAGATCAGCTAACGCTTGTCATTCGATATGTTTTAGATAACGGAGAACCATGTGAAAGATTTATCAAATTCTTACCTTCTGTAGGACACAAAGCTCAAGAAATGTTTGATGCCATTACTATAGAGCTAGAACAGTTAAACATTAATCTCAAAGATTGCCGTGGTCAATCTTATGATAATGCCTCTAACATGTCAGGGATTTACAATGGTTTACAAGCTAAAATTCAAGAACAAGCACCATTTGCCATGTTTGTTCCTTGTGCAGCTCATTCACTGAATTTGGTGGGAACCTCGGCCGCTGAGTCTTGTCCAGAAGCCTGCCGCTTTTTCATGTTGCTGGAGGAGGTATATACTTTCTTCGTGAAGTCAACCGAACGTTGGAAAAAACTGATAAATGAGATAGGAAGAGGAAAGAGGCTCAAGAGAGTGAATCTAACTCGTTGGTCGGCTAGAGCAGATGCCTGTAAAAGTCTAAGAGATTTTTGGGATGAAGTAGTAacagttttaaaaattattgaaaatgacACTACAGAGAAACCCGTCCCGCGAAATGAGGCAAAAGGAATTCGCATTAAATTAGAAAAACTTGAAACTGCTTTCATGGTCGTATTTTGGAATGCTATTTTGGAGAGATTAAATAAAGTAAGTATTCAGATTCAGAGCTCATCTGTAGATGTTTTGACGGTATCTGATCTCTATGGATCTCTAGTAGAGTTTACAATAGCAGAACGAGACAACTTTGactattttgaagaaaaagcaATTGAGATGAGCGCTCTTAAGCAATATCAAGGTGAAATAAAGAGGCaacctaaaagaaaaaaaatgacggATGAAACATCGAATGAAGAACCTGAAACACCCTACGGCTCCAGAGATTTTTTCAGAGTGGACACCTTTTTGGTCATCCTTGATAGACTGAGGGCTGAAATAGAAAGAAGGCATAATGCTTACTTAAACTTTAaagaaaagtttttatttttaacaaaaattactgAATTTTCAACACAAATAGTTACCGAAAAAGCCCAGTCGCTGGTGAAATATTATACCAATGATTTAGAGGAAGATTTGGTTCAAGAATGTGTGCATTTTCACAGTTACATTTCCTCTAGTAATGTTGCAGAATGTGCAGTGAAGCCTAGATCAAACTCATTGCTCAGTCTCTCAACGTTTTTGAGGAATCACTCGCTGTCTAATGTTTACCCTAACTTAGATATAGTTCTCCGCATCGCACTTTCGACTCCGGCTACGAATTGCtctggggaaagaagtttttcctgTTTAAAACGAGTAAAAAATTATCAAAGGTCTTCATTGTCTCAAGAAAAAATGAATTCTTTGGCTCTTCTCTACATAGAAGCAGAGATAATGAACACTACTTATAAactatgatgatattataaatgATTTTGCTATTAAAAAGTCccgtaaaaaattgtaattattgtttCCTTAAGCCCTTCCTAATGACTAATTCATTATTTTGATCAACCTTAGTTCGTTTCTTACTACATatggaaaattattattttagtaagGTACATGGGGCGGCGCAAATAAAGTGGCCTACACTCGTAAACAATATAAATCCGGCACTGTCTCACCGAATTCTTTTCGATTATATGACCCAAATATTTTGCACTATTTTTCGCAAATGAGCATTTTGAGAATTTTAGTTTAAACCCTTCTTTCATAATTGTTTCCAATAATAAAGATATATGTGAAATGTGATCTGTGAATGTCTTTGAGAATATTATAATATCATCAATAAAGTTTATTGCAAAATCTGacattttatattttcttattatgttACTCAGTATTCTTTGGAAAATGGCTGGTGATGTCTTCAATCCAAATGGTAGACAGGTCCATTGGAAGTGTCCCTCTTGTGTTACAAATGCTGTTTTATGTTTATCTTCAATTTTCATTGGAATTGACCAGAATGCAGAGTTAATATCTAATGTTGTAAAGTAATTAcagtttactgtttttattattaaatcttctatCAATGGAAAAGGCTGTGATTGAGGTGTGACTATTTTGTTAAGTTCTCGTAAAGTCTATACACAGTCTTGATTTTTCCCCTCTTCTTTTTTATATGCCAATGTAACAGGAGCAGCAAAAGGACTATATGATTCTTCAATTAAACCCTTTTCCAATAATTTTGCTACTTGATTTTCTATCTCTTTTCTGTCCTCCATTGTGCATCTGTAGGGGCGTTTGTAACAGTATTTTTCTACCATTAGATCAATGTGGGCTTCATAATCTTTAACTGTACCAACATCATATTTATCCTTGGCAAATACCGTTGCATATTTatcaattatttcttcaatttcaactTGTTTATCTAAATCCagatgatttttttctatttcaaaCTGATCAATGTTTAAATTTTCAttgaaattaattttatattctcTTTTGACATATTTCTTTGATACCTATAcattctattttatattttatttgacatatttACCTTTTTCTGGTGATTCTATATTTCTATCATTGTTATGTATAATCTCTAGTCTCTCATTGtgacttatattaaattttaaacaacagtCCAAACCAGCTAAAAAATCATActtaaattcttcattttctataacaAAAACATTCATTTCTTTTTCAACgtctaaaatttttaattttaatgtaaccATACCTTTTGTTTTTGAACTACCATTAATTGTGTTTAGATTAACTGAATGTTTATTATTCCATTCcttctattttattttcaatatttttgaatttatcaGTGACACATTGGATCCTGGATCATACAGTGCATTCACATTcagtatgttgtttatttttacgttGAACACAATTAATggtattattgtaagttttttggATTCTCGTTGCTCAATTCCACTTCTAACAGTGCATTGTGATTTATTGTCCTCACTTGACCAGCTTtatcttttttttctttaaaccagCAATTCTCCTCAGAATGGAACCGTTTTCCTCTATTTgcattttcacatattttacaaGGAGTTTTTTCCTCTGATTGGCTGAATTTATTTTctgcatattttttctttttcattagaCTTCTAGTTGCAAGGTGTTCAAGTTTACCTATCTCATTGTACAAATCTTGGGTTAATATTTCTCTATCAATTTTATCTGCAACATTATTTGGTAGGCCAATGGCTATTAAATCTATTAATGTGCTTGTGTCAATGGATTTACTCACCTGCAATAGTAGCTTTTCCTTTTTTAGTGCATATTCTAATAAGGAACCAGTCTGGTATTTAAATGTGTGAGCATATCGGATTTGAGACCACCCTTTACTtccaaaagtttcacaaaaattatttttccagtCTTCCCAATCTGATTCTACTGTAAATTTTAGTATCATACAGCTGTACAGTCTATACTTGCCTTTTCaaggaaaaattttaaaatttcaatctttttcttttcttctagtaTTAAACAACGTTCGCATTCTCTTTCAAATTCAGATAGCCATTGGTTTGCGTTTATATTTTTTCCATCAAATTTTTCAATCATAAAATCTTTTGCTATTGTCATCTGGGGGTGTAAAAATATGGCTTGTAGGTAATTGTAGAGAAGCCTACCTCCAAGATGCTCTCCATTCCTGTAGTCGTAGGAAGGTTGTGCTGTGTCCTAGGTGAGAGGTTAGTGTTTCCTCTCGTAGGATGCCTTTCTAGGCGTATCTTTTACGGTGTTTTGCTTCAATCTAGCACCCTGAAAGGCAAGAGGGTTCTAGGTGGTGAATAAATAAACAGCACAGTTGAATGGATGAAAAAGCAGCAGCACAGGATCTCAAACACGAGGCATTTCGCCTGTGAAACGGCCAAAGGCCGATGTGGAGGCCGAAGCCCCAGCTCGTAGGAGCGCTCGTTACGACGAAGGTTAGGCGAAGTAAGAGAGAGAATTAGAAAATTCACTTTAATTTATACCCTCCGAAGTATTAAAATAAGACGCAATAAAATTAGCAAAGCAAAAACCGACCAATCAGGAAGCTTCCTGGCTGGTGGGCGGAGGCTAGGAAAAATCAAACGTGGAGATATACGCGATTTGATGACACCCCCCCTGCTGCCAAGAACCTGTGCTGCCTtgtcttttatttaaaaaagaacatACAATGTAGGTAAAAAAATTCGTAAAAATTAGatgaaaattaaaaatagtaCGACAACTTTAGGGAAACAATGGGTAGAACCTTTATTTAGAGGTTTCCCTAAagtgtcaaaaaaaaaattaaaattcgaaCAAATGTTTCGTAAAATTACATAAAAATTAGAAGTAGTGCGACAACTTTAGGGAAACAATGGGTAGAACCTTTATTTAGAGGTTTCCCTAAAGTGTCAAAAAAATTCGAATAAATGTTTTCTTTTCGTCATGtagaattcaaaaaaaaatcgcTTATTTAGTAAAATCTTACAATGTCGAATACTATTGAGTAAAGTTTACAGggtgtatataaaaaaaaagaacagTTGACACCACGCTTATAGGTTACGCTTAAATAATAATAAGGACCCTAACATTAATTTCAGTTCAAAGTTCAAGCTCAAGACGCAAGAAGAAACGTCTAAGGTAGGTTTACAATAGAATCTaacgtaaaataaaaaataattaaacgtCTAAGATAAGTcgaacataaaaaaaaaattttcgtatATCCGCCCTAAAGCACCAGGTCGATACGAAACTACACGGTGGAGGTGGCCATACACCGTCCACCGGGTACCACGGAGGAGGTCCATCATCAAGTGGGTGTGTCCAGTTCTCAGCTGCCCCGAACAGACCGATTATGACACATCCCACTAACGCAAGTTTAGAGTAATTGTACACACGGAGAAGACGATCTCGACCTGGACAACATCCTTCAGGGAGGATTCATCCACCAAGGTGGATCGTAGAAAACGACATGAAAGCACATCCTAAATGTACTTTTAATATAAACTCAAATTTTACGTAtgtgaaaaaaagaaaaatttcggTTTGCGATCTAATCTTAATAGAAATAGTGGTAAAAGGCAGAATATAAACGTTAGTAACTAGTggtagtaaaaaaaaattaattattaaacaaGCGACTTAGACGGATTTTTGGCAAAGGTAAAGAAAAACTTTTAAACTTAGAAAACTTTTCGAAAGTCACAAGCGACTTGTAAAATTTTTCGTTAGGACAAAATTCAATCAACTTAGAAAAATTTTAGTGAAAAACAACTATCATTTTACggacttagaaaaattttcataCAACAAAAAATGCGAAGTCAGAGACTTAGAAAAATTTTAGtgaaaattaaaaaagtaaatgTAAAATAATGGACttgtaaaaatttttgcaaaaaattaaaataattgacttAAAAGAATTTAGTGAGAAAAATTGAATTTCATGACTTAGAAAAGTTTTCAGCAAAGTAACAATAAAACAGTAAAATTCTGAGAGCCAAAAATCCATCTAGACGTGTATGTATGTACAACGGTTAGACATATGCATAAGAGATGTCTAACAAAACTATGCAGATACGGACTTAGGCCGCATATAACGCTGCATAGTTACAACGAAACGGTGTCAGAAGGGCAGAACTTCTGATAAACCCAccaaataaatttatttacaacGACGAAACATAGCCAAAGTGCGCTTTTGCGGAGTATATCCGCACTTCCAGGCGCAAAGACAAGTTATAGATAGACAAATGTGTCGAATCCTTGTGGAGGCCGGACTCCTATTTGACACAAGGTTTCCTCGACGTCAGTTCGAAACCAACGAACTTTCTTTTGACGGAGGATAAGGCGAGAGACGCAGGAAGATAGCTTCCGTCTCAATCGCAAAGAGTCAACTTCCAATGTTAATCTGCCGGTTCGGCGAAATCGGACACACGAACATACTGGCAGAAAAACATGCGACTATATCGCATAGGAGAATTGACTCTGTGTGTTCTAGTCAGTAGAACAACaaagaaaacgaaaaaaaacaaaatcggaAGGTAAAAAGCTAGATGTGGGTGCTGCTATCCCACCAACCAACTGTACAAACGGGTGTGCCGGACCCTAAAAGTTAGAAAAAATGCAGTGTGATATattagaagaagaaaaaaaaaacaataaaaacaaaaactttaAGCCCTCTCAACAACAACAAGCGCGGAGGCAACGTGAGgtgtcaattggtcaatgacccccctaaaataatctcataaaaataccaattttattaaaaatatcttttatctaaaacttcactctgaaatataaaattctctctcagcagtctgcattggcaaaacaaatataatagatataataacgtcgcgcctcgcgctatacacaagcccgtggctgggccgtattttaaattgtctatatacagttcttatggcttatggacaaatgcatgtaaaatagaaaagagacggcagatagcaatttcgtgggcgagagtgggagtgacctttccgtcgtatacctctagtagagtcgacggcctcacgtttagttagttaccgtctgctgaccgcacttcacggcaggtctatatcgatcgcggcgtatttgcgtaatttattttgttttgttggatttttttgtgattgtaacaaaaacaagatgagtgttgttgacgaaataattgccttaaaatctgctggaacactaaattatgaacggcggcttgagaaaaaagaaagtggtcgaccaaaaccaaacatgaatttaaaacaaacaacaaaggataggggtaaggacattcaaagatattttaaagaatcaatgtacaatttgtgtgattggatttgtggctgcagtgtgagaaatgcatttttttgctatccgtgtttactgttttcgaatgacgctgtatgggcgaaaaatggagtaactgacattaagcatttaaaagtgaaaattacaaaacatgcctcttcaactactcatataaattcatcaatgagttacgcaagtttaggacgtgttaacataagacagcaacttgatagtgtatatcgtaaatctgtgcatgactttaatgaattggtatctaaaaataggtatattttaaacaaactaatcgactgtgtaaaattttgtggagttttcgaaattgcattgcgcggtcatgacgaaagtgacagctccaataatcgtggaatttttctgggccttatcgattttgtttctgaactggatttaatgtttaaagaacacattgaaaaaagtacagtatttaaaggaacatcgaaaacaattcagaacgatattttagaatcaatgttagccattgtgcatactcatatcatgaaggagattggccagacaaattttgtggccattcaagtagatgagaccacagacagctccaataaaacgcagatgattatcatattgcgatatgtattaactggtattgtacatgaaagattttggaaatttgttaaccccctacCCAGATAGCAAAATGTGATTCATAGGACATTCATAGAATGTCCTAAAAGAATAATGGAATATTCAGTGAATGTcccctagatatatatattcttaTAGAATATTCCTAGGACCAGCGTTTTGTTCAGTCCTAGCGATATCCGACGGATATCTCTGGAGAATATTCCACTAATATCCCAGATATTCTATGAATATCATATAAACGTTCCGCATTCAAAGAATATCTTCAAGTGATATTCCACGCATATTTCAGATATTACCGGGATATCCTAAAGACATTCAAACAGGTACATTCGGGGAAGCACTCCAAGGAAATATACCATGAATATTGCAGATATTCCTTGAATGATCCATGAATATCCAGGCTCGCACATTCAAGGGGCAATGCTTTCGGGAATATCCTAGATATTCCTTAAATATTCTCTGGGCTTTCCAAGTAACATATTTAAAGAATATTCGCATGCACATTTTGCACTGCAGTAATATTTTATGTAAATTAGGCCGAGTGCACACAGATAAAGCAAAAACATAATTAATAACAAAACTTTTGAGTAATGGTATTAGAAGCGGTTTTTTCTTCTCGATTAATAGGACACACATTGGTAAAGCAAAACGTTGTAGGTTGTATTGCTTCACCAATGTGTACTCGCTCTATTAACCAAGAAAGAAAAACTGCGCTGAACATTTTCTATAATTGCGTTTGCTGTATCAGTATGCACGCGACCTTTGCACAATTTGGGGAAATATATGAATgagaatattaaaatattaactaATATTAATTAACTCTTTATTTCCAAATTAAAATTAATTGTGTGTTCTTCGTTTTTCTTCATCCTCTCTTTGGCTTTTGCCAGCCATTTGCTTATGGCTACTTCGACTTCCTTAGATGTACAATCTATATGTAGTTTCAAtatagattctaaaaaaaatatttattttagtttTCATATTTGGATTATCTATACAGGGTGCGGCAGATAAACCATTGGTTAGAAAGATCTCGAGAATTAAAAGGCACTGAAAACTAAGAATTGGAATGTAGGGATTTTCAAGGGTGAACTATTTAGTACAAATCAGCATCcttttgctacttccggttacaccggaagttggttataactttgtttttttttaatgggacatcTTGAATTTTATGGCATTTTTAGATTGTCCTTTAGGAGCTGATTTCACTGATCTATCACATTTAAGTCCAAAGGTGAATAGTTCCGAAGATATAGGGTgttaaaaatcgatatttttaaattttaggaattttttgttttaaaagtaTTGATTATTGGTCAGAACGGATTACATTTTCCTATCCTAACTTTTTATTTACTATACATTGACATTTAATTGAAACAAATACAGGGTAGTCGAGAATTCCGAATTTTTGACCATCCTgtatttgttttaattaaatgGCAATGGATAGTAAATAAAAAGTTAAGATAGGAACATGTAAGCTATTTTGAACAATAATCAAAATACTGATAAAACAAAAAATTCctagaatttaaaattattgatttttatcACCCTATGATCAAAATCGGAAATACTGTAGCTGTTTTGTAGTAGGTACATGACAGGCTATTTTTGACTACCTATTCCATGAACTTTTATTTGCCAATTTTATATGTAGTAGGGCCATAATACTAcataaaattgataaaagtttATACATTATTTCCGATTTTAACTTGATACAGTTTACCCAAATAAGCCGGTCATAGTGTATTGGAACTTTCTTATGCAGGGTGCATAAGAAACATACATATCAATGCAGGGTACATATCAATTTTGAGTTTTCAGTGATCTTTAATTCTCGAGATCTTTTTAACCGGCCGTTTACCTGCGGCACCCTGCATAAGAAAGTTCCAATACACTATGACCGGCTTATTTGGGTAAACTGTATCAAGTTAAAATCGGAAATAATGTATaaacttttatcaattttatgTAGTATTATGGCCCTACTACATATAAAATTGCCAAATAAAAGTTCATGGAAGAGGTAGTCAAAAATAGCCTGTCATGTACTACAAAACAGCTACAGTATTTCCGATTTTGACTTGATACATCAATTTTAACTCACCAAcatttctatctatctatctcaCGCTTTCAATTGTAGTAGGTTGAAGAACTTTCATtagaatatttaattattttgacTAAATCTTTATATACAGGGAAACATATTTCAAGTTCTATGTAGAAACAATCAATGACAagtattattttaagaaaattgcTGCCTTCTGGTAACTCTAAATTTAGCCTGCTCCTTTAATATTCGCTGTgagttctatttaaaataaatactgaggaattattatttaattcatttactgGGAATCGGTCAGGaatataaaaaaattcttttgTTTCTGTACGTttcggtttattttaatttaaaccaTTTTCAACAGTTTGTCCATCTCATAGAGGTTAGTCGTTAGTGGTTTCGTGTgtcaaatatatttatatttatttatttatatttgacACACGAAACCACTAACGACTATATATAACCTCTCTGAGGTGACAAACTGTTGAAAAgggtttaaattaaaataaaccgaaACGTACAGAAACAACAGAATTTTTTTATATTCCTGACCGATTCCcagtaaatgaattaaataaaatttgacGGTCATAAAACAAACTTATAATACTGAggaatattatttttgataaactTGTTTAATAATCTGATTTATTTCtacacaaaactgtcaaattttaacaaaatatatACTCACTTATTACGGCAGTGCAAATTAGAGTCTTATTAAAGGGATTTTTCCCCTTATGACCTTGAAAACTGTAGATAACTGCTAATTGATCATTGAAGATTTTTTTCAAGCATCTCCTGACACTTTCCTTGTAATCAAAACCTCCCACCTGACGCATGTAAATAACCTGCAGACAGTCACTTATTAGATTTCTAACTGTAGTCtaacaatttttatttgagtgtgaTTCATTGTTGAGAATGCGCTTGAATCTCCTTTTGATATAGATACAGATGAATcgtactcaaataaaaattgtcAGAATATAAACATTGAATATTTTCAATACAAAGtctcagaaaaattttaaaaatataagaatatcaCTCACAAAGTTGTCtagatttgtagcattttctaGTAGCTTTTCAACGTCTCCTAGTTCTTCTAAGGTGGATAGAGGTAATTTCTTATGAACTTCATCATCAGTTATATCTGTACTTTTTTGTTGCCCTCTGATTATAGTGGACAATTCATCCACTTTTCTGTCAATTTCACTAAGTTTTTGTTCTTGTAATTCTAACGTtctttttattcttattaaatatGAAATTGCAGTTTCTTGAGCATTGGCAtctaaaacaaaaatcaaaattattgacCAAATAGCAACTACATAGGTGCTTTCACTGTAGtattgagccgtactttttgttaACAATTCATATTGTTTTCACGCAAACcatcaatttttttaattgttaaaaaatCAGTTTGACATCTGTAAAGTTGATTTACAGCCAATACATAAACTGAAATTAGTACTTAAGCACAATGTGAATGGTCTTTAATTTTAGAAATTCAATAACAATTAGAAAATAACTTACTTGTTGGTGTGGGTTTGGAAGTTTCTTGCACGGTTTTTACTTCCTGTTTGTTTTCTAATCCAATATTTGGATGAGTTCCTAAAAGATCATAGTTATAAATAAAGCTTATGTAAAAATACACATTAAAGAATGTGCCACAGCACTTGAATTTGTACTCCAATCTGTCGAACGGTACGTTTGTCAGTTCACTTGCTTTGGTGGTAGATATATGCAAGTGACTATAACACTATGAGTTCATatcatatattatatttacaGTACAGCAAGTTAAAATGAATCATCACCTcataaaacttattttattatt
Proteins encoded in this window:
- the LOC126890233 gene encoding zinc finger MYM-type protein 1-like, coding for MSDGRKRLSGAEYRKNAKIKKDKQEHALQKTRKIEAFFKSENSNEGLRNAQENSGISNNKENQHEQGSVPVEVKSLYHQKQSNQSCPVKLVHPPDSDTEIPSTSKCYSKSDNEEVAIVTTSTEIHSITKLNTDPALWEINDLTRDIIARNGFEQNKSCDFTKSGRMYSDHRRYLPKNIFYRKMKNNEVKERNWLVYSESKSSVFCGPCMAFGSFENKTQFDEQGFNDWKNAEVRVAQHENSPSHKSCILALRARSVIHGNIQSSLTIQLNEEISYWKNILKRVVAVIKGLASRGLAFRGSNEKYGDQHSGNYIMLLELIAEFDPLLAKHIERYANQGSGTTSYLSKTVCDEFISLMAEKVLIYISNEIKKAKYFSLIVDSTPDAAHIDQLTLVIRYVLDNGEPCERFIKFLPSVGHKAQEMFDAITIELEQLNINLKDCRGQSYDNASNMSGIYNGLQAKIQEQAPFAMFVPCAAHSLNLVGTSAAESCPEACRFFMLLEEVYTFFVKSTERWKKLINEIGRGKRLKRVNLTRWSARADACKSLRDFWDEVVTVLKIIENDTTEKPVPRNEAKGIRIKLEKLETAFMVVFWNAILERLNKVSIQIQSSSVDVLTVSDLYGSLVEFTIAERDNFDYFEEKAIEMSALKQYQGEIKRQPKRKKMTDETSNEEPETPYGSRDFFRVDTFLVILDRLRAEIERRHNAYLNFKEKFLFLTKITEFSTQIVTEKAQSLVKYYTNDLEEDLVQECVHFHSYISSSNVAECAILPGYPKDIQTGTFGEALQGNIP
- the LOC126889527 gene encoding uncharacterized protein LOC126889527: MPWVVLRFPESETIEAVPAKWYDKANKLCKFPPVDDHTEKELSNFIIEEYDPLEEWPIHEAVLESQTEFVLFNKAHIRASKACNSQNYKSDKETVLPQKRPPKPRKIASSSSEQDSDGSDLVFEHSFPKSKKEQHEKCTPSKSRTHPNIGLENKQEVKTVQETSKPTPTNANAQETAISYLIRIKRTLELQEQKLSEIDRKVDELSTIIRGQQKSTDITDDEVHKKLPLSTLEELGDVEKLLENATNLDNFVIYMRQVGGFDYKESVRRCLKKIFNDQLAVIYSFQGHKGKNPFNKTLICTAVIKSILKLHIDCTSKEVEVAISKWLAKAKERMKKNEEHTINFNLEIKS